One Kineococcus radiotolerans SRS30216 = ATCC BAA-149 DNA window includes the following coding sequences:
- a CDS encoding RDD family protein encodes MPDGPSERPAGGPARPDAPAGVRLGLPAQGRGSVAGWGRRFLGVLVDWAVASVIARAFLSGLGVQFGPLLVFFAMHLLLVSTIGTTLGHAVAGVVVRRLDGRPVGFVAGAARALLLTLVIPAVVTDPDRRGLHDKAAQVVVVRR; translated from the coding sequence GTGCCCGATGGACCCAGCGAGCGACCCGCCGGCGGACCGGCCCGACCCGACGCACCCGCCGGGGTGAGGCTGGGGCTGCCCGCGCAGGGTCGCGGGTCGGTCGCCGGCTGGGGGCGCCGCTTCCTGGGCGTGCTCGTGGACTGGGCCGTCGCCAGCGTCATCGCCCGGGCGTTCCTGTCCGGCCTCGGGGTCCAGTTCGGCCCGCTCCTGGTCTTCTTCGCCATGCACCTGCTGCTGGTCTCCACGATCGGGACGACCCTCGGGCACGCGGTCGCGGGCGTCGTCGTGCGCCGCCTCGACGGCCGTCCCGTCGGCTTCGTCGCCGGCGCCGCCCGCGCCCTGCTGCTGACGCTCGTGATCCCCGCCGTCGTCACCGACCCCGACCGCCGCGGGCTGCACGACAAGGCCGCGCAGGTCGTCGTCGTCCGCCGCTGA
- a CDS encoding DUF4191 domain-containing protein: protein MARREKPAGATPAQKPKKKRFARTRQLKQVYDMTVRVDPGAKWWLLLAFAGPVVLGLLIGLLVDHPIYFTILGLLVGVLAGMFVLGRRAERAAYVNLKGQKGAAGAALSSIRRGWTIEQEPVAAEARTQDMVFRATGRGGIVLVGDGPPTRVKKLLEAERRKVSRIVPNVPVHLFTVGDGDTEGEVPLHKLASRVQRLKPQLTKQEVAAVQKRLRALGGIRPPVPKGIDPMRARPDRKAMRGR, encoded by the coding sequence ATGGCACGACGTGAGAAGCCTGCGGGCGCGACCCCGGCGCAGAAGCCGAAGAAGAAGCGGTTCGCGCGCACGCGCCAGTTGAAGCAGGTCTACGACATGACCGTCCGGGTCGACCCGGGCGCGAAGTGGTGGCTGCTGCTGGCCTTCGCGGGCCCGGTCGTCCTCGGTCTGCTCATCGGTCTCCTGGTCGACCACCCGATCTACTTCACGATCCTCGGCCTCCTGGTCGGGGTGCTCGCCGGCATGTTCGTCCTCGGCCGGCGCGCCGAGCGCGCCGCGTACGTGAACCTCAAGGGCCAGAAGGGCGCGGCCGGCGCGGCCCTCAGCTCCATCCGGCGCGGGTGGACGATCGAGCAGGAGCCGGTCGCCGCGGAGGCCCGCACCCAGGACATGGTCTTCCGCGCCACCGGCCGCGGCGGGATCGTCCTGGTGGGCGACGGCCCGCCCACCCGGGTGAAGAAGCTGCTCGAGGCCGAGCGGCGCAAGGTCTCCCGCATCGTCCCCAACGTGCCCGTGCACCTGTTCACCGTCGGCGACGGCGACACCGAGGGCGAGGTGCCGCTGCACAAGCTCGCCTCCCGCGTCCAGCGCCTCAAGCCCCAGCTGACCAAGCAGGAGGTCGCCGCCGTGCAGAAGCGGCTGCGCGCGCTCGGCGGGATCCGTCCTCCGGTGCCCAAGGGCATCGACCCGATGCGCGCCCGTCCCGACCGCAAGGCCATGCGCGGACGCTGA
- the lipA gene encoding lipoyl synthase: MTIAPEGRRMLRIEARNAETPIERKPSWIRTKARTGPDYTELKGLVKSGGLHTVCEEAGCPNIYECWEDREATFLIGGSECTRRCDFCQIDTGKPSPLDRDEPRRVAESIATMGLRYATITGVARDDLDDGGAWLYAETIRATHAANPGTGVEILVPDFNGKPELLQQVFDAQPEVFAHNVETVPRIFKSIRPAFRYERSLDVITQGRDAGLVTKSNLILGMGETDEEVLEALADLRGAGCDIITITQYLRPTPRHHPVERWVKPEKFVEFSAEAERLGFAGVMAGPLVRSSYRAGRLWAQAMKRRGVAIPAQLAHLDKESPAAQEASSLLAR, encoded by the coding sequence GTGACGATCGCACCGGAAGGCCGGCGGATGCTGCGCATCGAGGCGCGCAACGCCGAGACGCCGATCGAGCGGAAGCCGTCGTGGATCCGCACGAAGGCCCGCACCGGCCCCGACTACACCGAGCTCAAGGGGCTGGTGAAGTCCGGCGGCCTGCACACGGTGTGCGAGGAGGCCGGCTGCCCCAACATCTACGAGTGCTGGGAGGACCGCGAGGCCACGTTCCTCATCGGCGGCTCCGAGTGCACCCGCCGCTGCGACTTCTGCCAGATCGACACGGGCAAGCCCTCCCCGCTGGACCGCGACGAGCCGCGGCGGGTGGCGGAGAGCATCGCCACGATGGGCCTGCGCTACGCCACGATCACCGGTGTCGCCCGCGACGACCTCGACGACGGCGGGGCGTGGCTGTACGCCGAGACGATCCGCGCCACCCACGCCGCCAACCCCGGCACCGGCGTCGAGATCCTCGTGCCCGACTTCAACGGCAAGCCGGAGCTGCTGCAGCAGGTCTTCGACGCCCAGCCGGAGGTGTTCGCCCACAACGTCGAGACGGTGCCGCGGATCTTCAAGAGCATCCGCCCCGCCTTCCGCTACGAGCGCTCCCTCGACGTCATCACCCAGGGCCGCGACGCGGGCCTGGTGACGAAGTCCAACCTCATCCTCGGGATGGGCGAGACCGACGAGGAGGTCCTCGAGGCGCTCGCCGACCTGCGCGGGGCCGGGTGCGACATCATCACCATCACCCAGTACCTGCGTCCCACCCCGCGCCACCACCCCGTGGAGCGCTGGGTGAAGCCGGAGAAGTTCGTGGAGTTCTCCGCCGAGGCCGAGCGCCTGGGCTTCGCCGGGGTCATGGCCGGCCCGCTGGTGCGTTCCTCCTACCGCGCCGGGCGGCTGTGGGCGCAGGCGATGAAGCGGCGCGGGGTGGCGATCCCGGCGCAGCTGGCCCACCTCGACAAGGAGAGCCCCGCCGCGCAGGAGGCGTCCAGCCTGCTCGCCCGCTGA
- a CDS encoding serine hydrolase domain-containing protein translates to MDVALLPGTTRTLDHLLAREQSEARLPSVVAGLVRGGRLVWSGGRGTTGVDGEPGAGPDPLDTQYRVGSISKTFVAAAVLRAVEDGLVGLEDPVRAHLPELVDGVGRVTVGQLLGQAGGVQAETDGPWWERTEGGDWDSLRPILGESAVRHRPGTRFHYSNVGFGVLGELVGRVRDSTWREVVAAQFLVPLGMTRTTPRPQAPAARGLAVHPWADVVLPEPEHDAGAMAPAGQLWSTVADLARWAGVVAGTSGVLRRSTVEAMWEPQSVDDARGSAWSVGYGLGLQVWNAGGRRHAGHSGSMPGFVAMLRVDVETGDGVVVMTNSTSGFGDLPARLLTTLAEREPLDPEPWAPREVPADVLELVGPWYWGPSPLVVRAGRDGGFDLRGLTGRGRASRFVPAGEPGLWRGLDGYYAGELLRPVRGADGGVSHLDLASFRLTRTPYDPDADVPGGVDAGGWTGGA, encoded by the coding sequence ATGGACGTCGCGCTGCTCCCCGGCACCACCCGCACCCTGGACCACCTCCTCGCCCGCGAGCAGTCCGAGGCCCGGCTGCCGTCGGTGGTGGCCGGTCTGGTGCGCGGGGGCCGGCTGGTGTGGAGCGGCGGTCGCGGCACGACCGGGGTCGACGGGGAGCCCGGCGCCGGGCCGGACCCGCTGGACACCCAGTACCGGGTGGGTTCCATCTCCAAGACCTTCGTCGCCGCGGCGGTCCTGCGGGCCGTCGAGGACGGCCTCGTGGGGCTGGAGGACCCCGTGCGGGCGCACCTGCCCGAGCTCGTCGACGGGGTGGGGCGGGTCACCGTCGGGCAGCTGCTCGGGCAGGCCGGCGGGGTCCAGGCCGAGACCGACGGCCCCTGGTGGGAGCGCACCGAGGGCGGGGACTGGGACTCCCTGCGCCCGATCCTCGGGGAGAGCGCGGTGCGGCACCGGCCCGGGACCCGCTTCCACTACTCCAACGTCGGCTTCGGCGTCCTGGGCGAGCTCGTCGGGCGGGTCCGCGACAGCACCTGGCGCGAGGTCGTCGCCGCCCAGTTCCTGGTGCCGCTCGGCATGACGCGCACCACGCCGCGCCCGCAGGCCCCCGCCGCGCGCGGCCTGGCCGTGCACCCCTGGGCCGACGTCGTCCTGCCCGAACCCGAGCACGACGCCGGGGCGATGGCCCCCGCCGGGCAGCTGTGGTCCACCGTCGCCGACCTGGCCCGCTGGGCGGGCGTCGTGGCGGGGACCTCCGGCGTGCTGCGGCGCAGCACCGTCGAGGCCATGTGGGAACCCCAGAGCGTCGACGACGCCCGGGGCTCGGCGTGGAGCGTGGGCTACGGCCTGGGGTTGCAGGTGTGGAACGCGGGCGGTCGCCGCCACGCGGGGCACTCCGGTTCCATGCCCGGGTTCGTCGCGATGCTGCGCGTGGACGTCGAGACCGGGGACGGGGTCGTCGTGATGACGAACTCGACCTCGGGGTTCGGGGACCTGCCGGCCCGGCTGCTGACGACGCTGGCCGAGCGGGAACCGCTGGACCCCGAGCCGTGGGCGCCGCGGGAGGTCCCCGCCGACGTCCTCGAGCTGGTCGGCCCCTGGTACTGGGGCCCGTCCCCCCTGGTGGTCCGGGCCGGGCGCGACGGCGGCTTCGACCTGCGGGGCCTGACCGGGCGCGGGCGGGCGTCCCGGTTCGTGCCCGCCGGAGAGCCGGGGCTGTGGCGCGGGCTGGACGGCTACTACGCCGGGGAGCTGCTGCGGCCCGTCCGCGGCGCCGACGGCGGCGTGAGCCACCTCGACCTCGCCAGCTTCCGCCTGACCCGCACCCCCTACGACCCCGACGCCGACGTGCCCGGCGGGGTCGACGCCGGGGGGTGGACGGGCGGGGCCTGA
- a CDS encoding LLM class F420-dependent oxidoreductase — translation MDLRIFTEPQQGARYEDLRRVAVAAEQAGYSAFFRSDHYLTMGGSGLPGPTDAWTTLAALARDTTTIRLGTLVSSATFRHPGVLGIQVAQVDEMSGGRVEFGLGTGWYEEEHTAYGIPFPSLKERFDRFEEQLAIITGSWATPVGETFGFTGEHYRLKDSPALPKPVQSPVPVIVGGAGKKRGAEIAARYASEFNAAFASVEDTAGAFGRVREACAQAGRDAGSMAYSAALIVCCGRDEAEVTRRAAAIGREPEELRRNGLAGTPAEVVDAIGRYADAGVERLYLQVMDLSDLDHLDLVAAEVAPQL, via the coding sequence GTGGACCTGCGCATCTTCACCGAACCCCAGCAAGGCGCCCGCTACGAGGACCTGCGTCGGGTGGCCGTGGCCGCCGAGCAGGCCGGGTACTCGGCGTTCTTCCGCTCCGACCACTACCTCACGATGGGCGGGTCGGGGCTGCCCGGGCCGACCGACGCGTGGACGACGCTGGCCGCCCTGGCCCGCGACACCACCACGATCCGCCTCGGCACCCTCGTCAGCTCGGCCACGTTCCGGCACCCGGGCGTGCTGGGCATCCAGGTCGCCCAGGTCGACGAGATGTCCGGCGGCCGCGTCGAGTTCGGCCTGGGCACCGGCTGGTACGAGGAGGAGCACACCGCCTACGGCATCCCCTTCCCGTCGCTGAAGGAGCGCTTCGACCGCTTCGAGGAGCAGCTCGCGATCATCACCGGCTCGTGGGCCACGCCGGTGGGGGAGACGTTCGGCTTCACCGGTGAGCACTACCGGCTGAAGGACTCCCCGGCGCTGCCGAAGCCCGTGCAGTCCCCGGTGCCGGTCATCGTCGGCGGGGCGGGCAAGAAGCGCGGCGCCGAGATCGCCGCGCGCTACGCGAGCGAGTTCAACGCCGCGTTCGCCTCGGTCGAGGACACCGCCGGCGCGTTCGGGCGCGTGCGCGAGGCGTGCGCGCAGGCCGGGCGCGACGCCGGGTCGATGGCCTACTCCGCCGCGCTCATCGTCTGCTGCGGGCGCGACGAGGCCGAGGTCACCCGCCGCGCGGCGGCCATCGGCCGCGAGCCCGAGGAGCTGCGGCGCAACGGGCTGGCCGGCACCCCGGCCGAGGTCGTCGACGCGATCGGGCGCTACGCGGACGCCGGGGTGGAGCGGCTCTACCTGCAGGTCATGGACCTCTCCGACCTCGATCACCTCGACCTCGTCGCCGCCGAGGTCGCACCGCAGCTGTGA
- a CDS encoding glycosyltransferase family 2 protein translates to MTDHERDAAPTVSVGVPVHNGEAYLEQTLEALLDQSYADFELIVCDNASTDRTREIVEAFAARDPRVRYVRNPRNIGLARNFNRVFQLARGKYFRWAMADDLVGPTNLADCVAALDADPGVVLAVPTWDLIDAEGRPARGGRELASFTWDEDPARRMAQFIDMINGRSSIAVLAYLSGLVRTEALWDTDQLGSYPCSDQVLLGQLLLRGRFVEVPTPSLHVRLHESSAGHGIGTGDYAAVHRTFFPDRAPANLLRWRATRHHRMWNVLRAAASSSAQRRALRVRYARASALQLLPL, encoded by the coding sequence GTGACCGACCACGAGCGAGACGCTGCGCCGACCGTCAGCGTCGGGGTGCCCGTCCACAACGGCGAGGCCTACCTCGAGCAGACCCTCGAGGCGCTGCTGGACCAGTCGTACGCGGACTTCGAGCTCATCGTCTGCGACAACGCCTCCACGGACCGGACCCGCGAGATCGTCGAGGCGTTCGCCGCCCGCGACCCCCGGGTCCGCTACGTGCGCAACCCCCGCAACATCGGCCTGGCCCGGAACTTCAACCGGGTCTTCCAGCTCGCGCGGGGGAAGTACTTCCGGTGGGCGATGGCCGACGACCTCGTCGGCCCGACGAACCTCGCCGACTGCGTCGCCGCTCTCGACGCCGACCCCGGCGTGGTGCTCGCCGTGCCCACCTGGGACCTCATCGACGCCGAGGGCCGCCCGGCCCGCGGCGGCCGGGAACTGGCCTCGTTCACGTGGGACGAGGACCCGGCCCGCCGCATGGCGCAGTTCATCGACATGATCAACGGCCGGTCCTCGATCGCCGTGCTGGCCTACCTGTCGGGCCTGGTGCGCACCGAGGCGCTCTGGGACACCGACCAGCTCGGCAGCTACCCCTGCTCCGACCAGGTGCTGCTGGGCCAGCTGCTGCTGCGCGGGCGGTTCGTGGAGGTCCCCACGCCGTCGCTGCACGTGCGGCTGCACGAGTCCTCCGCCGGCCACGGGATCGGCACCGGCGACTACGCCGCCGTCCACCGCACCTTCTTCCCCGACCGCGCCCCCGCGAACCTGCTGCGCTGGCGCGCGACCCGCCACCACCGGATGTGGAACGTCCTGCGCGCGGCGGCGAGCTCGTCCGCGCAGCGCCGTGCCCTGCGGGTCCGCTACGCGCGGGCCTCCGCCCTGCAGCTCCTGCCCCTCTGA
- the lipB gene encoding lipoyl(octanoyl) transferase LipB, producing the protein MPERGLVVERVRLGGEPVDYREAWDLQRRRHAEVVAGERPDTVLLLEHPPVYTAGRRTNSWERPDDGTPVVDVDRGGRITWHGPGQLVGYPIVRLHGALDVVGYVRRLEELLIGVCAAFGVEGYRVEDRTGVWTRDEPLREGWRAEGKLAAIGVRVAKGVTMHGFALNCDTDLQGFSRIVPCGLPDAGASSLSARAGRRVGVLDAAAVVEALLPGAALPG; encoded by the coding sequence GTGCCGGAACGGGGACTCGTGGTCGAGCGGGTGCGGCTCGGCGGGGAACCCGTCGACTACCGCGAGGCCTGGGACCTGCAGCGCCGCCGGCACGCCGAGGTCGTCGCCGGCGAGCGCCCCGACACCGTGCTGCTGCTGGAGCACCCCCCCGTCTACACGGCGGGGAGGCGGACGAACTCCTGGGAACGCCCCGACGACGGGACCCCCGTCGTCGACGTCGACCGCGGTGGCCGGATCACCTGGCACGGGCCGGGTCAGCTGGTGGGGTACCCGATCGTCCGGTTGCACGGGGCGCTCGACGTCGTGGGGTACGTGCGCCGGCTGGAGGAGCTGCTCATCGGCGTCTGCGCCGCCTTCGGCGTCGAGGGCTACCGCGTCGAGGACCGCACCGGGGTCTGGACCCGCGACGAGCCCCTGCGGGAGGGGTGGCGCGCGGAGGGCAAGCTCGCCGCGATCGGGGTGCGCGTCGCGAAGGGGGTCACCATGCACGGCTTCGCGCTGAACTGCGACACCGACCTGCAGGGGTTCAGCCGCATCGTGCCCTGCGGCCTGCCCGACGCCGGGGCGTCGTCGCTGAGCGCGCGCGCCGGGCGCCGCGTCGGGGTCCTCGACGCGGCCGCCGTCGTCGAGGCCCTCCTCCCGGGGGCGGCCCTGCCCGGGTGA
- a CDS encoding peptidase E, with translation MPAEGPTVVATSGGWTRRERGGLDWAGTAHLAVELARVPAGRRPRITYLGTAGGDQRSWAAEVHAAGERAGFSTTVLDLFPMPSVEDPALQLLDSDVVWVGGGSVANLLAVWRVHALDAAFRAAWEAGVVLGGVSAGSICWFTGGTTDSFGTELRPVTNGLGLLPYGNGVHYDSEARRRPLVHELVGSGVLGETHCSDDGVGLVYRGTDLVEAVTEVAGKGAYVVRRDGAGGVVETRLEPRRV, from the coding sequence GTGCCGGCTGAGGGCCCCACCGTCGTCGCGACCTCGGGCGGCTGGACCCGTCGCGAGCGCGGCGGCCTGGACTGGGCCGGGACGGCGCACCTCGCGGTGGAACTGGCCCGGGTCCCCGCGGGACGGCGTCCCCGGATCACCTACCTGGGCACGGCCGGCGGTGACCAGCGGTCGTGGGCCGCGGAGGTGCACGCCGCCGGTGAGCGCGCGGGTTTCTCCACGACGGTGCTGGACCTGTTCCCGATGCCCAGCGTGGAGGACCCGGCGCTGCAGCTGCTCGACTCCGACGTCGTGTGGGTGGGCGGCGGGTCCGTCGCGAACCTCCTCGCGGTGTGGCGGGTCCACGCCCTCGACGCGGCGTTCCGCGCGGCGTGGGAGGCCGGGGTCGTCCTCGGCGGGGTGAGCGCGGGGTCGATCTGCTGGTTCACCGGGGGGACGACCGACTCGTTCGGGACCGAGCTGCGCCCGGTGACGAACGGCCTCGGGCTGCTGCCGTACGGCAACGGCGTCCACTACGACTCCGAGGCCCGGCGCCGGCCCCTGGTGCACGAGCTCGTCGGTTCCGGGGTCCTGGGCGAGACGCACTGCAGCGACGACGGGGTGGGCCTGGTCTACCGGGGCACCGACCTCGTCGAGGCCGTGACCGAGGTCGCCGGGAAGGGCGCCTACGTCGTGCGCCGCGACGGCGCGGGCGGGGTCGTCGAGACCCGGCTGGAACCCCGCCGGGTCTGA
- a CDS encoding NAD(P)/FAD-dependent oxidoreductase yields the protein MTVSTTPDATSPAPHGTESPYASSLRSSAEVVVVGAGLAGLACAKHLSAAGLDVLVVEAAEAVGGRVRSETVGGFRVDRGFQLLNPGYPEVLKVLDLDALDLQPFDAGVAVHRGGRVSVVRDPRRHPTAVLEALRFPLGTVKEKAALARWIVKVTSAGELKGPDSGWSQGLDAAEVHGELRWSVLEPFLAGVLGEVDGTTSRRFVDLLVRSFLRATPALPARGVQAVPDQLAAGLPAGSVVLGTKVRHIGFAPRSLVVETVAGGVNCQRIVVATDAHTAAHLVPELRVPDSHGLSTFWFAAPTSPAPESRERLLHLDGDRSGPVVNSAVVSAVAPGYVVDGTDRRALVSAQTLGTDTGAEAERRVREQLGRVYGVGTAGWELVAAHEVPHALPVVAPPFEGPQPVDAGDGVFVAGDHRENSSQQGALVSGRRAADAVLSDVFGRSGSRRAG from the coding sequence GTGACCGTCAGCACCACACCCGATGCCACCTCGCCCGCCCCGCACGGGACGGAGTCCCCGTACGCCTCGTCGTTGCGCTCCTCGGCCGAGGTGGTCGTCGTCGGGGCGGGGTTGGCGGGTCTGGCCTGCGCCAAGCACCTGAGCGCCGCCGGGCTCGACGTGCTCGTCGTGGAGGCCGCCGAGGCCGTCGGGGGGCGGGTGCGCTCGGAGACGGTCGGGGGCTTCCGGGTCGACCGCGGGTTCCAGCTGCTGAACCCGGGCTACCCGGAGGTGCTCAAGGTCCTCGACCTCGACGCGCTGGACCTGCAGCCGTTCGACGCGGGTGTCGCCGTGCACCGCGGTGGCCGGGTGAGCGTGGTGCGCGACCCGCGCCGCCACCCCACCGCCGTCCTGGAGGCGCTGCGCTTCCCGCTGGGCACGGTGAAGGAGAAGGCGGCGCTGGCGCGCTGGATCGTCAAGGTGACCTCGGCGGGCGAGCTGAAGGGCCCGGACTCCGGCTGGTCGCAGGGGCTGGACGCCGCGGAGGTCCACGGCGAGCTGCGCTGGTCGGTCCTGGAGCCCTTCCTGGCCGGGGTGCTCGGCGAGGTCGACGGCACCACGTCGCGCCGCTTCGTCGACCTGCTGGTGCGCAGCTTCCTGCGGGCGACCCCGGCGCTGCCCGCCCGCGGCGTGCAGGCCGTCCCCGACCAGCTCGCGGCGGGGCTGCCCGCGGGGTCGGTGGTCCTGGGCACGAAGGTGCGCCACATCGGCTTCGCGCCGCGCTCGCTGGTCGTGGAGACCGTCGCCGGGGGCGTGAACTGCCAGCGGATCGTCGTGGCGACCGACGCGCACACCGCCGCCCACCTGGTGCCGGAGCTCCGGGTCCCCGACAGCCACGGGTTGTCCACGTTCTGGTTCGCCGCGCCGACCTCCCCCGCCCCGGAGTCCCGCGAGCGCCTGCTGCACCTGGACGGGGACCGCTCGGGACCCGTCGTGAACTCCGCCGTCGTCTCCGCCGTCGCCCCCGGCTACGTCGTGGACGGCACCGACCGCCGGGCCCTGGTCAGCGCGCAGACCCTCGGCACCGACACCGGCGCCGAAGCCGAGCGCCGGGTGCGCGAGCAGCTGGGACGGGTGTACGGGGTGGGCACCGCGGGGTGGGAACTGGTGGCCGCCCACGAGGTCCCGCACGCGCTCCCCGTCGTGGCGCCGCCCTTCGAGGGCCCGCAGCCGGTCGACGCCGGCGACGGCGTGTTCGTCGCCGGCGACCACCGGGAGAACTCCTCGCAGCAGGGGGCGCTGGTCTCCGGCCGCCGCGCCGCCGACGCGGTGCTGTCCGACGTCTTCGGCCGCAGCGGTTCGCGCCGTGCCGGCTGA
- a CDS encoding serine/threonine protein kinase: MDAPEPLTQPAPVRQWRREALAALGDDPRRRPPVVDGYRTGRLLGAGGSGVVWSGTGLDDVERALKVLHTGGPGDLLAELSMLRRVRHPRVVAVHDISTDDEGRPVLVLDLAPGGSLAALLTQRRRLSAGEVSGLLSVLGPALEDLHSAGVVHGDIAPGNVLLDAHGEPLLADLGVSRALGRRHGSVLGTPGFADPAALAGGGVGAASDVYGLAALGWWALTGEAPARAGALGARLAVRRAAADLPPGSAAAVLTALQEGLQRNPSRRPTPGELATAVTAVSRPRPVRGLVPAPPVGAPRRAPDGGTAAIPPPPGATRALPVPAPAPSSARPAPAAGGGRSSAARGRRRAGREATAARRAAPGRPHRRPLLAVAAGVVLVAGAAVLLPTLREGDPAPPAAPPGPAAAEGAPAAAPVAAPVTAPVAPVEGDLDEGAEVLRGVDPVAVVTELAARRARALSTGDRALLDLVDVPGSPAAAADAAVLTELAAAGTVLAGLGFEVVDVRPGVAGADRWVLDADVVTTAHAVVAGDGTSSAVAAGAPRTSRLTLERVAGEWRISAVG; the protein is encoded by the coding sequence GTGGACGCCCCCGAACCCCTCACGCAGCCCGCGCCGGTGCGCCAGTGGCGCCGGGAGGCGCTGGCCGCGCTCGGGGACGACCCGCGGCGCCGCCCGCCCGTCGTCGACGGCTACCGCACGGGCCGGCTGCTCGGGGCGGGCGGCTCCGGCGTGGTCTGGTCCGGGACGGGCCTGGACGACGTCGAGCGCGCGCTGAAGGTGCTGCACACCGGCGGCCCGGGGGACCTGCTGGCGGAGCTGTCCATGCTGCGCCGGGTCCGCCACCCTCGGGTCGTCGCGGTCCACGACATCTCCACCGACGACGAGGGCCGCCCGGTCCTCGTCCTGGACCTCGCCCCGGGCGGCTCGCTGGCCGCCCTGCTCACCCAGCGCCGCCGGCTCTCGGCCGGGGAGGTCTCCGGTCTGCTCTCGGTGCTCGGCCCCGCCCTGGAGGACCTGCACTCCGCCGGCGTCGTCCACGGCGACATCGCCCCCGGCAACGTCCTGCTCGACGCGCACGGCGAGCCGCTGCTGGCCGACCTCGGGGTCTCCCGCGCCCTGGGGCGCCGGCACGGCAGCGTCCTGGGCACCCCCGGCTTCGCCGATCCCGCAGCGCTCGCGGGCGGGGGCGTCGGCGCCGCCTCCGACGTCTACGGCCTCGCCGCGCTGGGCTGGTGGGCGCTGACCGGTGAGGCGCCGGCCCGCGCCGGGGCCCTGGGGGCCCGGCTCGCCGTCCGCCGGGCCGCCGCCGACCTCCCGCCCGGCTCGGCGGCCGCGGTGCTCACCGCCCTGCAGGAGGGGTTGCAGCGCAACCCGTCCCGTCGCCCCACCCCGGGGGAGCTGGCCACCGCGGTCACCGCCGTCTCCCGCCCCCGCCCGGTGCGCGGGCTCGTGCCGGCCCCGCCGGTGGGGGCGCCGCGCCGGGCGCCGGACGGGGGGACCGCGGCGATTCCCCCGCCCCCGGGGGCCACGCGGGCGCTGCCCGTCCCCGCCCCGGCCCCGAGCAGCGCCCGGCCCGCTCCGGCCGCCGGCGGGGGCCGGTCCAGCGCGGCGCGGGGCCGCCGGCGGGCCGGGCGGGAGGCGACCGCGGCACGGCGGGCCGCCCCGGGCCGTCCCCACCGCCGCCCGCTCCTGGCCGTCGCCGCGGGGGTGGTGCTCGTCGCGGGGGCCGCCGTCCTGCTGCCGACGCTGCGCGAGGGGGACCCGGCCCCGCCCGCCGCTCCGCCGGGGCCCGCTGCGGCGGAGGGGGCGCCCGCCGCCGCCCCCGTGGCTGCTCCCGTCACCGCGCCCGTCGCGCCGGTGGAGGGGGATTTGGACGAGGGGGCCGAGGTCCTGCGGGGCGTGGACCCGGTGGCCGTGGTCACCGAGCTCGCCGCCCGCCGGGCGCGGGCCCTGTCCACGGGGGACCGGGCCCTCCTGGACCTGGTGGACGTGCCGGGGTCGCCCGCGGCCGCGGCCGACGCCGCGGTGCTGACGGAGCTGGCCGCGGCCGGGACGGTGCTGGCCGGGCTCGGGTTCGAGGTCGTCGACGTGCGGCCCGGGGTCGCCGGGGCGGACCGCTGGGTCCTGGACGCCGACGTGGTGACCACCGCGCACGCGGTGGTCGCCGGGGACGGGACGTCGTCCGCCGTCGCCGCCGGCGCCCCGCGCACGTCGCGGTTGACGCTGGAGCGGGTGGCGGGGGAGTGGCGGATCAGCGCGGTGGGCTGA